The genomic region AAACTCATGGGTGCGTAACGGCTCCCTTGGCCTTGAGAGGGGAGAAGACCACATTTTGGAAGGTTACAGTCAAAAGATGTAACTTCTTATGACATTTAGCTACCCGTTAAAATCTTATCTTGCAAAACCCAACAGCTTTTGGTGGGAATTTTGCTTTTGCTTCTGTTGTGGTAGGATAATCTGGTCAATACAAACGCCCTTGGCAAGCTTTCCTTTGACCCAACCACCGAGTTCTAGCAATATTTGGACATAAGGTTTCAAAAGGTTCATTTCCTTTGTCACTCATTTGGACGTAAACTTGTTGGCCCATGGTGTATTGCCGGGGGCGAACAAGCCCAGGTATGGCGCTTTTTTGGCGAATAATTTGGGGGTCTGCTAGGATCATTTATTTGTCTTTCAGAACTATATACCGATACAATGTCTAAAAACAACAATTTATATGGTGTCCTTATTTTTGGTTGTCAATGGATGAATTCACTTCATCCCTTTTGACATCAGACAACCTTGTTCTTAATGAAAGAAACTTGTGGAGGGAGTTGAGATTCAGAGAAGTTACACTACAGACAGCTTCGCTGGGTCGATGCAGCTGGCCTGAAGCTGGCAATGCCAGTGACTTCCCTACCGGTGACCAAGGCGTTGATGTCATACGTGCCTTCGAATGTGTAGATGGGTTCCAAATCACCGAAAGCCTGCAAGGCGACCACAAAATGAATGCATTCAAAAGGTGACAGAAATAACTAAAGTTGTGCACATATAACAAACACCATTCGCAAGAGAAACAGCCTGTCAATGGCACGTTTAAGATCCAATGCAATCAGATTCCTACACTAAAGGAGTCGATAGCAAACGTTACCTAACCCTTTACCGACAACGGTAGGACAGAGGAATAGGTATACGAGTCAATAAGACACAgcaaatttaaaatcaatcctATCATTGCCTTTAAGTCctagcttgaaaattcatctaATCAAACCCTCGTAATATGTTTTCCAATCCTTCCAAAGATTctcaatataaaattttaaatccacAGATAAGCAGGAAATTACCTTTGCAACAAGAAAATCAGATAAGATTCCATTGCCACCGAGTAATTCCCTCCCTAAAGCAACTGTTTCCCTTGCCCTCAGAGTGATCCATGACTGAAAATTGCACCAATTTAGTATTTTGAATGGATAAGCAATAGGATAACTAAATGCATCAGGATGTCATATTTTTCTACCTTCCCCATGCTAGCATGACCAGGAGTCATTTTACCCGCCTCATACAGCTTGCAGAGGCACCAACCTATAAGAACTATAGCTTGAACATTACCAAGCATACGGACAAGTTTCTCTTGGTTGATCTGGAAAGCTGCAAGAGGGGCTCCAAATTGTTTCCTCTCCTTCAGATACCTTTCAAATCCTTATAATTTAGACTTAATACCGAGGAACTTGAATTATGGTAAAtggaagatgagagagagagagagagcgctgCTTGGGCATGTTTTTATACCTGTGACACATATCATAGACCCCCATACATAAACCAATAGGTTGCCAGGCGACCATGACACGCGAAACAGCAAGAAACTGTATTCAGTAGTTTAAAGCAACATCAAATCAATAAATACTCATGA from Pyrus communis chromosome 9, drPyrComm1.1, whole genome shotgun sequence harbors:
- the LOC137744262 gene encoding acyl-coenzyme A oxidase 4, peroxisomal-like, with the translated sequence MGVLVFLLRIALCGSEAQKQKYLPSLAKFKTVACWGLTEPDYGSDASALRATATKVEGGWVLEGQKRWIGNSTFADVLIIFARNTTTNQINGFIVKKNAPGLTATKIENKIGLRIVQNGDILLNKVFVPDEERLPSVNSFQDTNKFLAVSRVMVAWQPIGLCMGVYDMCHRYLKERKQFGAPLAAFQINQEKLVRMLGNVQAIVLIGWCLCKLYEAGKMTPGHASMGKSWITLRARETVALGRELLGGNGILSDFLVAKAFGDLEPIYTFEGTYDINALVTGREVTGIASFRPAASTQRSCL